From Echinicola jeungdonensis, the proteins below share one genomic window:
- the tsaB gene encoding tRNA (adenosine(37)-N6)-threonylcarbamoyltransferase complex dimerization subunit type 1 TsaB gives MALILSIETAISVCAVAVHQNGKLVGEIELHQENVHARKLMPSIKLLLDQAEIKPGTLDAVAVSQGPGSYTGLRIGVSTAKGLAFAHDIPLIGVDTLDALAWKTKGFVKKTDFVVPMIDARRMEVYCKVLNGAGEEIEPLSPKIVDKDGFGEYLDKSRVYFLGDAVAKVQEVVLHPNACYLPLVNSASSVGELAFRKYREGEFEDIAYFEPNYLKEFRVIKSKKNPLLL, from the coding sequence ATGGCCTTAATACTTTCTATTGAAACAGCTATTTCCGTTTGTGCAGTTGCTGTTCATCAAAATGGGAAACTAGTTGGTGAAATTGAATTGCACCAGGAAAATGTGCATGCCAGAAAGTTGATGCCTTCTATCAAACTTCTTTTAGATCAAGCAGAGATAAAACCAGGTACTTTGGATGCAGTGGCCGTTTCCCAGGGACCAGGTTCATACACTGGGCTTAGGATCGGCGTTTCCACCGCAAAAGGGCTCGCTTTTGCTCATGATATTCCATTGATCGGGGTGGATACTTTGGATGCATTGGCGTGGAAGACAAAAGGATTTGTCAAAAAAACAGATTTTGTTGTACCGATGATAGATGCCAGAAGAATGGAAGTGTATTGCAAGGTCTTAAATGGGGCTGGTGAGGAGATAGAGCCTCTTTCACCAAAGATTGTGGATAAGGATGGGTTTGGGGAGTATTTAGATAAATCCAGAGTTTATTTTTTAGGCGATGCGGTGGCAAAAGTCCAGGAGGTTGTTCTGCATCCTAATGCTTGCTATCTTCCCTTAGTTAATTCTGCCTCTTCAGTTGGGGAATTGGCTTTCCGGAAATATAGGGAAGGGGAGTTTGAGGATATAGCCTATTTTGAACCGAACTACCTTAAAGAGTTTAGGGTTATCAAATCTAAGAAAAATCCATTATTGTTATGA
- a CDS encoding DUF2480 family protein: MSEIVNRVANSPIISIDLEKFYNEKERVVFDLKGYLFQEMVLKEKDFRKSMKEINWEEFEGKLVAVNCSIDAIIPTWAYMLVVTYLEGVADRVIVGNLEALEQALFQEALSKLNPDDYQDKPVVVKGCSKFPVPIFAYGEIVKILKGKAKSIMYGEPCSTVPLYKKPRG; encoded by the coding sequence ATGAGTGAGATTGTAAATAGGGTAGCAAATAGTCCGATCATTTCCATTGATTTGGAAAAATTTTATAATGAAAAAGAACGAGTTGTATTTGATTTAAAAGGGTACCTTTTTCAGGAGATGGTATTAAAGGAAAAGGATTTTAGGAAATCCATGAAGGAAATCAATTGGGAGGAGTTTGAAGGAAAACTTGTTGCTGTTAATTGTTCGATAGATGCCATTATACCTACCTGGGCTTATATGTTAGTGGTTACTTATTTGGAGGGAGTGGCTGATAGGGTGATTGTTGGAAATTTAGAAGCTTTGGAGCAAGCTTTGTTTCAAGAGGCATTGTCAAAATTAAACCCGGACGATTATCAGGATAAACCTGTTGTTGTAAAAGGTTGCAGCAAATTTCCTGTACCTATTTTTGCTTATGGTGAAATAGTGAAAATCCTTAAAGGAAAAGCCAAATCGATCATGTATGGTGAGCCTTGCAGCACAGTCCCCTTGTACAAGAAACCTAGGGGTTAA
- a CDS encoding SDR family NAD(P)-dependent oxidoreductase, translating to MKRKIALITGATSGIGRACAVELAQAGYDIIATGRREERLLKLGQELSSHAQYHYLKFDVRKKTEVDKAIDALPNSWKKIDLLINNAGNAHGLEPIQDGNTEDWDAMMDINVKGLLYVSKKIIPGMVNRKSGQIINIGSIAAKEVYPKGNVYCASKYAVDAITKGMRLDLTEHGIKVMGIHPGLVETEFSIVRFKGDQEKSGEVYEGIHPLKPEDIAEIVRFAVTRPAHVVMADVTILAASQSNSNTIYRSSSQ from the coding sequence ATGAAAAGAAAAATTGCTTTAATTACAGGGGCTACTTCAGGAATTGGCAGGGCTTGTGCAGTGGAGCTAGCCCAAGCAGGATATGACATTATTGCTACTGGTAGAAGGGAAGAAAGACTTTTGAAATTAGGGCAAGAATTATCCTCTCATGCGCAATATCATTATTTGAAATTTGATGTCAGAAAAAAAACAGAAGTAGATAAGGCGATAGATGCTCTTCCAAATTCATGGAAGAAAATTGACCTTTTAATAAATAATGCTGGAAATGCCCATGGGCTTGAACCTATTCAAGATGGAAATACCGAGGACTGGGATGCTATGATGGATATTAATGTAAAAGGCCTGTTATATGTATCCAAAAAAATAATACCTGGGATGGTCAATAGGAAAAGTGGGCAGATTATTAACATTGGATCCATCGCCGCTAAAGAAGTTTACCCCAAAGGAAATGTTTATTGTGCTTCCAAATATGCGGTGGATGCTATTACCAAAGGGATGAGGCTTGATTTGACAGAACATGGGATTAAAGTTATGGGGATCCATCCTGGATTGGTCGAAACTGAATTTTCTATCGTTAGGTTCAAGGGGGACCAAGAAAAATCCGGTGAAGTATATGAAGGTATCCATCCCTTAAAACCTGAAGATATTGCTGAAATAGTTCGTTTTGCAGTGACCCGCCCGGCACATGTTGTAATGGCAGATGTAACAATTCTTGCAGCCTCTCAATCGAATAGCAATACCATATACAGATCCAGTTCCCAATGA